atttctccactgatctccagtagcatattgcgcacctcctgacctggggagttcctctttcagtatgctatcattttgccttttcatactgttcatggggttctcaaggcaagaatactgaagtggtttgtcattcccttctccagtggaccagattctatcagacctctccaccatgacctgtctgtcttgggtggccccacgcagcatggcttagtttcattgagttagacaaggttgtggtcggtgtgatcagattggctagttttctgtgattatcgTTTCAGTGTGTCTGTTCTCTGATGCTTTCTtggaacacctaccatcttacttgggtttttcttcagattgattatattcttttcagccaaacatggagagaagctctatacagtcagcaaaagcaagaccaggagctgactgtggctcagatcatgaactccttattgccaaattcagactgaaattgaagaaagtagggaaaaccactagaccattcaggtatgacgtaaatcaaatcccttatgattatacagtggaaacgagaaatagatttaaggcactagatctgatagacagagtgcctgatgaactatggacggagattcgtaacattgtacaggagacaggtatcaagaaaatccccatggaaaaggaatgcaaaaaagcaaaatggctgtctggggagaccttacaaatagaaagaagagaagtgaaaagcaaaggagaaaaggaaagatataagcatctgaatgcagagttccaaagaatagcaaggagagataagaaagcattcctcagtgatcaatgcaaagaaatagaggaaaacaacaggatggaaaagactagagatctcttcaagaaaattagagataccaagggaacatttcatgcaaagatgggcttgataaaggacagaaatggtagggacctaacagaagcagaagatattaagaagaggtggcaggaatacacagaacaactgtacagaaaagatcttcacaaccaagataatcatgatgatgtgatcactcacctagagccagacatcctggaatgtgaagtcaagtgggccttagaatacatcactatgaacaaaactagtggaggtgatagaattccagttcagctctttcaaatcctgaaaggtgatgccatgaaagtgctgcactcaatatgccagcaaatttggaaaactcagcagtggccacaggactggaaaaggtcagttttcattgcaatcccaaagaaaggcaatgccaaagaatgctcaaactactgcacaattgcactcatcttacacactagtaaagtaatgctcaaaattctccaagccagacttcagcaatacgtgaaccatgaacttccagatgttcaaactggttttagagaaggcagaggaaccagagatcaaattgcaaacatctgctggatgatggaaaaagcaagagagttccataaaaacatctatttctgccttattaactatgccaaagcctttgactgtgttgatcacaataaactgtggaaaattctgaaagagatggggaataccagaccacctgacctgcctcttgagaaacctatatgcaggtcaggaagcaacagttagaactggacatggaacaacagactggttccaaataggaaaaggagtatgccaaggctgtatattgtcaccctgcttatttaacgtctatgcagagtacatcatcagaaacgctgggctggaagaagcacaagctggaatcaagattgccaggagaaatatcaataacctcagatatgcagatgacaccacccttatggcagaaagtagggtcacaaagaattggacatgactgagtgactgaactgaactgaactgaaagtcagtaTTGAAAATGATTCAAGAAATCATtcaggaaaaatacaaataagcaaaagaaaatcaGCCACTTGATATTATCCAAAATGCCAGTTTAAAATTTATAGAGATAGC
The nucleotide sequence above comes from Bubalus kerabau isolate K-KA32 ecotype Philippines breed swamp buffalo chromosome 19, PCC_UOA_SB_1v2, whole genome shotgun sequence. Encoded proteins:
- the LOC129633625 gene encoding uncharacterized protein LOC129633625 gives rise to the protein MERSSIQSAKARPGADCGSDHELLIAKFRLKLKKVGKTTRPFRYDVNQIPYDYTVETRNRFKALDLIDRVPDELWTEIRNIVQETGIKKIPMEKECKKAKWLSGETLQIERREVKSKGEKERYKHLNAEFQRIARRDKKAFLSDQCKEIEENNRMEKTRDLFKKIRDTKGTFHAKMGLIKDRNGRDLTEAEDIKKRWQEYTEQLYRKDLHNQDNHDDVITHLEPDILECEVKWALEYITMNKTSGGDRIPVQLFQILKGDAMKVLHSICQQIWKTQQWPQDWKRSVFIAIPKKGNAKECSNYCTIALILHTSKVMLKILQARLQQYVNHELPDVQTGFREGRGTRDQIANICWMMEKAREFHKNIYFCLINYAKAFDCVDHNKLWKILKEMGNTRPPDLPLEKPICRSGSNS